One genomic region from Spirosoma sp. KCTC 42546 encodes:
- a CDS encoding circularly permuted type 2 ATP-grasp protein encodes MKKQKTRQAQSQSLNGMTQSQGQSAANFSFTDYQTEDFFDEMFANETQVRAGYVPFQQRVEQLTREDLIGRQHAAERALMSMGITFNVYSEGEGTERIMPIDIIPRVIESAEWNRLEEGLIQRIKAINMFLDDVYNEQRILNDGVVPRDLIESSKSFLPACLGVRPPKGIWCHITGTDLIRGDDGTMMVLEDNLRCPSGVSYMLENRELIKQTFPEVLTQTGVRPVSDYPMRLLQMLQFIADRPNPTVVVLTPGIYNSAYFEHSYLAQQMGVELVEARDLVVSGGYVKMRTTKGFQIVDVIYRRIDDTFLDPQAFNPDSMIGVPGIFEVYKKGRVALANAPGTGVADDKVIYAYVPRIIQYYLGEEAIIPNVRTYICREEDDCKYVLENIEQLVVKEANEAGGYGMLIGPKATPEEHELFRQKIKENPRNYIAQPTISLSRVPCIVGDHAEGRHVDLRPYILYGDGVNVIPGGLTRVALRKGSLVVNSSQGGGGKDTWVLY; translated from the coding sequence ATGAAAAAACAAAAAACCCGCCAGGCTCAGTCACAATCACTCAATGGTATGACACAATCGCAGGGTCAATCTGCGGCCAATTTTTCCTTTACAGATTATCAGACTGAGGATTTTTTTGATGAGATGTTTGCCAACGAGACGCAGGTGCGGGCCGGGTACGTCCCTTTTCAGCAGCGTGTTGAGCAACTCACCCGTGAGGACCTTATTGGTCGGCAGCACGCGGCCGAACGTGCGTTGATGAGCATGGGTATTACGTTCAATGTGTATTCGGAAGGCGAAGGCACGGAGCGGATTATGCCAATTGACATTATTCCCCGTGTAATTGAATCGGCCGAATGGAACCGGCTGGAAGAGGGTTTAATTCAGCGCATCAAGGCCATCAATATGTTCCTGGATGATGTATACAACGAGCAACGGATCCTGAACGACGGCGTTGTACCCCGCGATCTGATCGAGTCCAGTAAATCATTTCTGCCGGCCTGTCTGGGTGTACGCCCACCTAAAGGCATCTGGTGCCATATTACGGGTACCGATCTGATTCGGGGTGACGATGGGACAATGATGGTACTTGAAGATAACCTCCGTTGCCCATCGGGAGTATCTTACATGCTTGAAAACCGCGAGTTGATCAAACAGACTTTTCCCGAAGTACTCACTCAAACAGGTGTTCGGCCCGTATCTGATTACCCAATGCGTCTGCTCCAGATGCTTCAGTTCATTGCCGATCGCCCTAACCCGACAGTGGTTGTACTGACGCCCGGCATTTATAACTCGGCTTATTTTGAGCACTCCTATCTGGCCCAGCAAATGGGTGTTGAACTGGTTGAAGCCCGTGATCTTGTTGTATCAGGTGGGTATGTAAAAATGCGTACTACCAAAGGGTTTCAGATCGTAGACGTGATTTACCGACGCATCGACGATACATTCCTGGACCCTCAGGCCTTTAACCCAGACTCGATGATTGGGGTACCGGGCATTTTTGAAGTTTACAAAAAAGGGCGGGTGGCGCTGGCTAATGCACCTGGCACAGGTGTTGCCGACGACAAAGTGATTTATGCGTACGTACCCCGTATTATCCAGTATTATCTGGGCGAAGAAGCTATCATTCCAAACGTGCGGACCTACATTTGCCGGGAAGAAGACGATTGTAAATATGTGCTGGAAAATATTGAGCAGTTAGTTGTTAAAGAAGCGAACGAAGCAGGTGGATACGGCATGCTCATCGGGCCAAAAGCCACACCCGAAGAACATGAATTGTTTCGCCAGAAAATAAAGGAAAATCCCCGTAACTACATTGCTCAGCCAACCATCTCGCTCTCCCGGGTACCGTGCATAGTGGGTGACCATGCCGAGGGCCGTCACGTAGATCTGCGCCCCTACATTCTCTATGGCGATGGCGTCAATGTCATTCCGGGTGGCCTGACACGCGTGGCGCTTCGCAAAGGGTCGCTGGTTGTCAACTCTTCGCAGGGCGGGGGTGGTAAGGATACGTGGGTGCTGTATTAA
- a CDS encoding PepSY-like domain-containing protein, with product MKTLLVFSCVVALVVGLNACNKTAVDPTDDASARTSGVTSSSLTGPHNLTVVAVSSLPAAVTTYITTNYAGATIKDARTDADGNFLVAITVNNSLKLLLFKADGTFVKEAEMRFGHARGDSTHHHAPGDSLHHAPGDSLRHMHGDSLHHPKPAVGDSTHHGRPGGPGSTLTEVAVSSLPAAITAYITTNYAGATINKAGQDSTTSDYVVSITTADNKRGVLLFSSDGTFKKALIGKR from the coding sequence ATGAAAACATTGCTTGTGTTCAGTTGTGTGGTGGCTTTGGTCGTGGGGTTGAATGCCTGCAACAAGACTGCCGTTGATCCCACGGATGATGCATCAGCCCGGACGAGTGGAGTTACCAGTAGTTCACTTACTGGACCGCATAACCTGACTGTAGTCGCTGTGTCGAGCTTGCCAGCTGCCGTTACCACCTACATTACAACGAACTATGCGGGGGCAACCATCAAAGATGCCCGGACAGATGCGGATGGCAATTTTCTGGTTGCCATTACGGTGAATAACTCGCTAAAACTATTGCTCTTCAAGGCAGATGGAACATTTGTGAAAGAGGCTGAGATGCGATTTGGTCACGCGCGTGGAGATTCAACGCATCATCATGCGCCCGGTGATTCTCTTCATCATGCACCCGGCGACTCGCTTCGTCACATGCATGGCGATTCGCTTCACCATCCCAAACCAGCCGTAGGTGATAGCACGCATCATGGTCGTCCGGGTGGTCCTGGTTCTACTCTGACAGAAGTGGCCGTATCCAGTCTGCCAGCGGCTATTACGGCCTACATCACAACCAACTATGCAGGCGCAACGATCAACAAAGCGGGGCAGGATAGCACAACCAGCGATTACGTTGTGTCGATTACTACGGCCGACAATAAGCGTGGCGTATTATTGTTCAGTTCTGACGGTACGTTCAAGAAAGCGCTGATTGGTAAGCGATAA
- a CDS encoding outer membrane beta-barrel protein yields the protein MKAIVCTIALVIAGFSSAMAQTEKGNRLMGVNVANIIIPTSGNTNKATIISLQPTYGWFISNGLVVGAGIPFYHLGADNSKLTQIGIAPFLRYYIGPSQVKPFLGASVGIVNTSASVNGSASSTSTDPIYSVTGGVAFFMNRHVSFDMALAYTGGDIGAINSYLGGTTNALTPNIPKALNFSLGFQVYFGRN from the coding sequence ATGAAAGCAATCGTCTGTACAATCGCTCTGGTTATTGCAGGGTTTTCGAGCGCAATGGCTCAAACGGAGAAGGGTAATCGCCTGATGGGCGTTAATGTTGCCAATATAATTATTCCAACCTCAGGTAATACAAATAAAGCAACAATTATCAGCCTTCAGCCAACCTATGGCTGGTTTATCAGTAATGGACTGGTCGTTGGGGCTGGGATACCCTTTTATCATCTTGGGGCTGACAATAGCAAACTAACTCAGATCGGGATAGCTCCTTTCCTGCGGTATTATATTGGCCCCTCTCAGGTGAAACCGTTCCTTGGCGCATCTGTAGGTATTGTCAATACATCTGCATCAGTTAATGGTTCTGCCTCCTCAACAAGTACTGATCCCATTTATAGTGTAACGGGGGGAGTTGCTTTCTTTATGAACAGACACGTTAGCTTCGATATGGCATTGGCTTATACAGGGGGTGATATAGGCGCTATTAATAGCTATCTCGGCGGTACGACAAACGCGCTAACACCAAATATTCCTAAAGCCCTGAATTTTAGTTTAGGATTCCAGGTTTATTTTGGGCGGAATTAA